One genomic window of Cryptomeria japonica unplaced genomic scaffold, Sugi_1.0 HiC_scaffold_1267, whole genome shotgun sequence includes the following:
- the LOC131044469 gene encoding probable F-box protein At4g22030: MEALKLTRALKSNTALQTVTQKHGHVRLANYANKSWRINLDRRESGPAMIVASLDGPSTSTRYLQQKQADLFIRPLTQFHMDQNPNKDEEMVVAKLRLVAAAAADRAEMHGVLAEQRDGWNKLLLASLTNITLAALILQALPNKDSNNVVATLLYGFSTALMCGVNKIQPSQLAEEQRMAARLFRQLNTDIHTNLALPPHLRQDKCAESFLAKAYKAVLALDEAYPLPLFPGMLDKFPKIVRPTVWWPQHEQYHQTQNRRPHTDNNTTINGWSAEVEEELRGISETLKTGDIAEYVGLSRKVLGANSILAIAGPLLTGIAGALNLNGAMLSMSMVAGVLGVVGNTLSHAGQVGMVFEMYRNCAGFYHLLDSSISDTLSEADPEERENGELFHWRLALQLGRDPHSPLADSASKFAGKLF; encoded by the coding sequence ATGGAGGCTCTGAAGCTAACAAGAGCTCTTAAGAGTAACACAGCTTTGCAGACAGTGACACAGAAACATGGTCATGTAAGATTAGCGAATTATGCGAATAAATCATGGCGTATAAATCTTGATCGTCGTGAGAGTGGCCCCGCAATGATTGTGGCTTCGTTGGATGGTCCAAGCACAAGCACAAGATACCTGCAGCAGAAGCAAGCTGACTTGTTCATACGCCCGCTAACCCAGTTTCACATGGACCAAAACCCGAACAAAGATGAAGAGATGGTTGTGGCAAAGCTGCGTTTGGTGGCGGCAGCAGCGGCAGACCGGGCAGAAATGCACGGTGTCCTGGCAGAGCAAAGAGACGGATGGAACAAACTCCTCCTCGCTTCCCTCACCAACATCACGCTCGCCGCGCTCATTCTCCAGGCTTTACCCAACAAGGATAGTAATAACGTTGTCGCCACACTTTTGTATGGCTTCTCCACAGCTTTGATGTGCGGTGTAAACAAAATCCAGCCTTCGCAGCTAGCGGAGGAGCAGAGAATGGCGGCGCGGCTCTTCCGTCAGCTCAACACTGACATCCACACAAACCTTGCTCTGCCTCCCCACCTTCGTCAGGACAAGTGTGCAGAATCCTTCCTCGCCAAGGCCTACAAAGCGGTGCTTGCATTGGATGAGGCTTATCCTCTGCCTCTCTTCCCCGGTATGCTCGACAAATTTCCCAAGATTGTACGACCGACAGTGTGGTGGCCTCAACATGAACAATATCATCAAACACAGAACCGACGTCCCCATACTGACAACAACACAACCATCAATGGATGGAGTGCAGAGGTAGAGGAGGAGTTGAGAGGTATTTCGGAGACGCTTAAAACTGGTGATATTGCAGAGTATGTGGGGCTCAGCCGCAAAGTACTGGGAGCAAACAGTATTCTTGCAATAGCCGGCCCGTTGCTCACTGGGATTGCAGGGGCACTGAATTTGAATGGCGCAATGTTATCTATGTCAATGGTGGCGGGCGTGTTGGGTGTTGTGGGCAACACACTCAGCCATGCAGGTCAGGTCGGAATGGTTTTTGAGATGTACAGAAACTGCGCAGGATTCTACCATTTGCTGGACTCCTCCATCTCAGACACTCTGAGCGAGGCAGATCCAGAGGAGAGAGAAAACGGAGAGCTATTCCATTGGAGATTGGCCTTGCAGCTGGGTCGCGATCCTCATTCTCCTCTTGCAGATTCTGCCTCCAAATTTGCCGGCAAGCTTTTCTGA